The following are encoded together in the Triticum dicoccoides isolate Atlit2015 ecotype Zavitan chromosome 6B, WEW_v2.0, whole genome shotgun sequence genome:
- the LOC119323158 gene encoding uncharacterized protein LOC119323158 — MSAIVGHDHSGPPPSPLHLLEVTVISAQDLHRRHRLSHQVRAYAVAWIDGTRKLRTEVDLAGGADPTWNDRFLFRVDAAFLKSETAAVVVEVRATRRFGSDVVLGRTGIVVSTFVRVHSSRFAAAAPAVAVAPTGRQVAALQLRRPRSLRPQGVLNVAVTLLGAAQARAVAPIYHMPGSPDAFAMKDLVAMRPAPFLSEITEEGAAEARDLEYHARRQRPLVEHSGPLDPRGAAIEQSKLAMKLEKWRVDLSPDHGDHDGRGGGRSGRWLRRTSCFGRQESWER, encoded by the coding sequence ATGTCGGCGATCGTCGGGCACGACCACAGCGGCCCGCCGCCGTCCCCGCTCCACCTGCTGGAGGTGACGGTCATCTCCGCGCAGGACCTGCACCGGCGCCACCGGCTCAGCCACCAGGTGCGCGCGTACGCCGTGGCGTGGATCGACGGCACGCGGAAGCTGCGCACGGAGGTGGACCTCGCCGGCGGGGCCGACCCGACGTGGAACGACCGGTTCCTCTTCCGCGTCGACGCCGCGTTCCTCAAGTCGGAGACCGCCGCCGTCGTCGTGGAGGTGCGCGCGACCCGGAGGTTTGGCTCTGATGTTGTTCTCGGGCGCACGGGGATCGTGGTGAGCACGTTCGTGCGCGTGCACTCGTCCAGGttcgccgccgccgctcctgcGGTGGCCGTGGCGCCCACCGGGCGGCAGGTGGCGGCGCTGCAGCTCAGGCGCCCGCGGTCGCTCCGGCCGCAGGGCGTGCTCAACGTGGCGGTGACGCTGCTGGGCGCCGCCCAGGCGCGCGCCGTGGCGCCCATCTACCACATGCCGGGGTCCCCGGACGCGTTCGCCATGAAGGACCTCGTGGCGATGAGGCCGGCGCCGTTCCTGTCCGAGATCACGGAGGAGGGCGCGGCCGAGGCGAGGGATCTGGAGTACCACGCGCGGCGCCAGCGGCCGTTGGTTGAGCACTCCGGGCCGCTGGACCCGAGGGGCGCCGCCATCGAGCAGAGCAAGCTGGCCATGAAGCTGGAGAAGTGGAGGGTCGATCTGTCCCCGGACCATGGGGATCATGACGGCCGCGGCGGCGGCAGGTCAGGGAGGTGGCTGCGCCGGACCTCCTGCTTCGGCCGCCAGGAGAGCTGGGAAAGGTAA